CAGTTGACCAATACTTGAATATAAAGCTGTCTGATATAAGCGTCATTGATCCGGAGAAATATCCACACATGTTATCagttaaaaactgttttatccGAGGTTCTGTGGTTCGTTACGTGCAGCTGCCGGCAGACGAAGTTGATACCCAGTTGTTACAAGATGCTGCGCGAAAGGAGGCCACAGTTTCGACAAGATAAATACTCTAACCTCTTTTCGTGAATTTTCGGTGTTTTGGACCCATGAAGTGCGTGTACATACTAATTTAAGCATAAATTTCGCAATAAAGTTGTAATGTGAgcctttaatattgttttttatttactgtaaatCCTGCAGCATTTCATCCTAACATTTTTCTACCCTCTGggaatcaattaaaaattagtacctacataaatttgGCTTAAATGTGAGTTATggattaacatttaaataaatttctaTTATTTACAATGATCTTATACCAATTACTTGAATGAATTAGCCGCTATCAAGTAgctgtcaatttttatttttccaaaaaaataacaacattgtttatcaatattttattttatcttttacaaTCTTTACAGGACCCACAATTATGATGGTCCACTATGTAACTATGGCAAAAGCAGTATGTAAACATAATAAGCAAGTTTTGCTTTTCAATCAAAGTAGCTTCCAACAACGGTTTCACCAGTGTCTGTGGTAACTCCATGTACCTGGATGAAAAGTGGTTTAcagcaatttaataaaataggcccagtagttcctgaaaatAATGTGTGcaaaattcaattttgtaatacttacataaaaattaagttaggtaAAAAGTAGTTAGTAGATGTTTAAAAACTTCAGAAGCATTCTTTATTCTTTCTTAATCGACATTGGTAAACGaatggttaaaaaaatattgttggatataactaaattacaaaaaaagtaattattttatttcaacagtTAGTATATTGATTTGCTATAACAGTTTGCGTAAAACGTAACGCAGAGCTttctttttgaagtttttttgttttgctacagTAGCGCCATTTTTGTTGCCAACCCTACATTTTTTCTACCAAATAAGTATAAACataatacgaaaataatacaattgaaTAACTAACCGTATTCACGTACAATATGTTTttatcttgttatttatttttaatatgaaagtTCAGAATGTATTAACTTGTGTTGAAAAGAGTAATTTTCATAAACGTTTACTTTGGTTTTCGCGACCGTTTTAAAAGCAATTCTATCACCAATCATGATATTTTTGTATCCATATACTTTCTACATCAGCAAACCCACTAGGATTTCGTTCCtgaagtatgtaagtatgtaactCAAAGCACATCACAATATAACGTTACTGAACTTCACACAAATCCACCTACTATTGCACTAAGAGAAAAAACTACCATCGAAGGCTCTACTTCGTGGTAgaaatacagaaaaataatcTAGCAACCCCAATCTCGATTCATTCAACTTTTCTAAGCTTTTCGCCCTTCGCGTTTGGTATTCGCCACTTTGCCCGCTGCGTTTTATAAATCTATCTTTATTATTGTTCAGTTAGCTACATAAATTGCAACTATATATCGTCTCGCGGATTCACGTCGCGAGTGATGCATAGTGTTCATTCCACTTCATCTCAGAAACGAAAATACACTCGTTCAAATTCAGTGTTTTCTAACATGTGAttacaaatgtaaataattaattgaaattatcgCACAAAATGGACGTGAAAGGTTGTAATCGTGGGTGTAATGTGTGATTACTTTATTCCTGTTGTGTTTTCTTGGTTTTTGTGAGTGTGAAAGTGTATTTTTTCGAAGGATTTTGACGTTCTCCCGTTGGGTTTCGCTGCCAAAAATACatgtaagtttatttatcaATGTTTACGTATAAAGTCTTGTAATAATCTTTTTGAAGCCTACATCTGTCTGCAATATACTTTATGAGTCAGTCGAAAGTGCggtagaaaagtttttttttttgttttggaccTAATTTAATGGTGTTCTTGTAGAAATTAGCTTCAATTATCGCGAGTCGGTCGCGAGTGCATTTGCAtcgttttattttgatgtttatttttagattcaaCGATGTTTTGTCTGGACTGTTGAGATGTATTTACTGGATCTTGAATGAAAATCTGTTTAATGTGATTTGAAGAGAGGTTGAATGTTCTAGATTCTAGATAGGTAGTACTTATTAGATGGTATAAGTTGGTATGTCGTTTTTATTCATACATGTCTATATGATGTGTCTATAATTTTAACTGATAGATAGATTACTAAGATTTAGGATGTTTATGAAAGTTTTAGCCCTAAACAGCTTGTATGATCAGAATAATGTATATTTCTGGTACTTTTTACGCTTGTACAGGAGAGAGGGTAATACAgtgggtggaagctagtatgaCAATGATAATACCttacaaaaaatgattttgaccGCTATCAACAAtcatattaaaatttgtatcaAGATAATCAGTGAATTCATTAAGAATATCCTTTTTAAATcatataatataatgaaatcCTTCTCTGAACTTCATAACCAATTATAATCAtcaaaaaaagattatttctaCAAGATAAGtaatctttttataaaaatctttcattaaAGTTTCCTAAAATGCACTTATGGCTAAGTTAATGTCATCTTATGCAACATTTCATACTTGTAACAGCCTGAAATGGACATGCTTATAATTTCACAGAGAAATCATATAGAAAGATCAAAAGTTAGTATCTATAAGTATCATCACACTACCAATTAATACTCTTAATGTAAATGATGTTTACtctagaaaaaaaactatttaaggGATTTTGATACTTAACTTTAGTATAGCTCATCTATCTATGTATAATATCAGCTAGAATACTAGGCTATCTTTCTTTTGTGCATTGAATTCCACCATCATCACACATCATCCTCCATGATCACAGCCATGTATTATTATCACCTACACatgttttgcaaataaatctatCTTTATCTCTTTACCAAGAGCGGGTGACAGCAGGGAAAAGAGCcagtagttttaataaaataaaactagccgtttctcgcagtttcaccTGTGTTCCATTGGAATTACCTACACCCTGCACTCAGATAGAATCTCATGTCCATTCTCAGGCtccaaaaaaatccaaaatttaatttaaactggTTCAGAATTTTTGGCTTCAACAGAGTTACCTTTGCATTTATTATAGGTGTATATTACTAAGAATTTAgttcacataaaaaaagaaaaatctttttaactttattacatGATGTGTAACTAAAAATTcaagaacttattttttaaatgattatattaaatattgataGTTACACAGTCTATGAATGTAAACAATGTAATGTTTACATTAGAATCACTATTGTATCATTTCTATGTGTTAtacaattaaatgtaaatatagagATTTTCAAGCTTGTTATATTGTCACTAAGTTAGAACTAAGTCACCGACGTCAAAaaccatcaaatgacccctcccgctgtggtttagcagcggtgagggagtgtcagactcttactgactaaaaccgtcgtgttccatcgtaggcctttttatgtgttGAAGATGATAGATCAACCCTTACAGACCGTCAAATTCATAAATCGACTAGCTTCTGcgtgcggtttcacccgcatcttagatggtgacaaaaactatcccatatgtccttctcccgggtctaagatacctcccctctaattttcagcttaaacagCTAAACCATCCTTGAGTTATAAAAGTTGTAATTAACTTCTTTTACATACAttgatactaataaaataaagaaggaACATTTTGCTGTCtcaaaactacttaaaatatttaaaaagtctttCACAGATGAAAAGGTACACTATCCTCAAGTAACAACttgagctatattttatttttatctaagaaCGGGATTTTATAAATTCCCCTGGGATGTGAGTGAAACCCTGGGAAAGTACCCGGTGTTTTGACAATATTTATATCATATctctttaaaattatacaaacttCAAATATGAATATTCACATAACCAGTTATAATGGGAACTGAAAAAGTATTCACATATgttcataattatcataatgtaATTGTTGCATaagagtttaaattatttttgcttacttCTCATTAACCAGTGAAAGTGCCTACATACTACAGAAATAATCTAAGCTTTATTAAGATTATGAGATAAAGACAATAGCCTGTAGAAAGTTTCTTCTACATGCCTATGtgatattagaaaaaatatacacataacTAACTAGCTGTTCCTTGCGGTTCCACCTGCGTCTGAATGAACTACATCCAACATACAGAAATAAGTAACCTATGTCCTTaatgtcatcatcctccaagcctttttcccaactatgttgaggtcggcttccagtctaactggatgtagatgagtaccagtgttttacaaagagcaactgccctatctgacctcctcaacccagttacatggGCAACTCAATACTTATCTAATATAAATCTAAtatccttggtaagactgatacCTACATGTACCGAATATAGCTTAAATTGGTTCAATCGTTTTGCTGTGAAAGTACGATGAGCCAACAGAGTTACTTTAGTATAACTGAACTCATATAAATTGTATGAACGCAAACATGATAATTATACCTACTAGGAATTACAGCTCATTATTTAATACAtagcttgtttgtttttattaattgtgtAGTAACAATGATAATTAAGTCTACATTTACATTAGGTGCAATTTCCTTATTTGTATTCACTATGCAACTGGATAATTAATATGGCAAATGGCAATGTTTCATCCAAAATTCCATTTTCAATAGGGGTGATGGTGTCATCTGGTAAGTCTAAAAGTTTGTggctcattaggacgccaatggcgacgtcgccggctacgtatccaagcagttaatattgaaatgtatgggtACCTAACTCACATGGCGACGgcttggcaacgtcgccaaattggaagcgtggccacgagctataGTTCTCTACGTGGCTTCTGGATGCTCTGGCCACTATAATGTGGCCAGTCAGCGTGCgatttcttcagcgacgacgtaaacaattgactgccGAGACGCCATttccactcgacttggcgacctttggatgccagaagtagccaggcCTGCGCCGATGGCGACATCGCCATGGCATCTCAATGAGGCAGAGCTCTAAGTCAAAGCTCGATCGATCGATTATAATGTAAAGCGACGCTTGGTGCGGTTGTCCCGTGGATgggtgcccgggtaactgggttgaggatatcagataggcagtcggtccttgtaaaacactggtgcagctgcatctggttagactggtagccccaacatagttgggaaaaggctcgggagatgatgtagGACTTTGAGTATTAAGGATGCGCGAACCTTCTTTATAGATGTTTATACAAGTCGTTATCACTTCCTATAGATAGAGTGAGTGACAATGACCTCTTATCAGTGTCTCGGTGTGTTATCGGGCGCCGCGATCGTAAATATTGcgcgatattattattatctattggTATTCAGACCTTGAGAATTTGTACTGTATGTGTGAATAGTTCAAAAGTTAAGTAAATACAGGAGTAGGTAGATATTTGTATGTTATTAGTCGGTACTTTGTACCTAGTGTACCTACGCctagtatttgttttattatataataccgctagccgttttcccgcggtttcacccgcgtcccgtggtaactactgcccgtaccgggataaaaagtagcctatagccttcctcgataaatggcaagggcggatccagcttcggcgtcaggggggggtcacaaagtcgtggtcaagtcacaaaaaatattatattgtagcgtatacttcttttcatattaaaagtagtagtataaatacaataagcgcgatcgtagcgagctcgaaatttttacgaatgttaagaaaagtgttttcatgtagaaaatggcccgagcagagtgagcgcaatttctcgTATTTATACTACACACACGTGCGAAataaaaaagcgcgagcgaagcgagcgcgaaaatttttgttcaggtcgaggactaaagttaaaaaagtgtttttatgtagaaaatggtccgagctgagTGAACGCGATTCCTTGGATCACAGTtgcgaaattgaaaaaagcgcgagcgaa
This region of Helicoverpa armigera isolate CAAS_96S chromosome 29, ASM3070526v1, whole genome shotgun sequence genomic DNA includes:
- the LOC110381120 gene encoding U6 snRNA-associated Sm-like protein LSm2; translated protein: MLFYSFFKSLVGKDVVVELKNDLSICGTLHSVDQYLNIKLSDISVIDPEKYPHMLSVKNCFIRGSVVRYVQLPADEVDTQLLQDAARKEATVSTR